From Candidatus Atelocyanobacterium thalassa isolate ALOHA, a single genomic window includes:
- a CDS encoding glycosyltransferase family 39 protein, producing MYVNRIVSSFFFNIYQVKDNFFYILGLTLISISLMIGMAGYLSYVTAYQLKTVRILLGVIGFLFLTFGFLQSFNIIKNLKKYFNPFSYLISTKLILSVLAITILFSIFLISFFDSNYGGDAFMYHLPFAARIWNIITPEEYSFEYYTEHRFLGFPLFANWLQGLFWKLFQKPEATNLVSYLSLLTIISYLKLYLKIPFYMASLSLLAIPMVHMHAARSYIDLPGNIAVSILILTTYCLYINKNSLKSKNLLIIFISATIAANTKFQLIPVVFIVLCFVLFKIKVIFLENKKNFPKLFRSVTLCLLASLIVFFTPIKNTVIYSNPFYPVEIKVAEFVLNNKETPPDFMHENIRKLSPYLRWGRSILEIDVFDDRRPWPWTLGMDFISWDEEKFGLGGYFGSYVIFNFLLFIYLCWKNYSLEAKVASSVMALMTVITPLFPQSYELRYYMYWMIVFVSLNSFLTCQLVQKSSQKVINPKNITLIATFFVMTFIIKTKFFFTIPEFASFNKQIMREDIVDQNILRSINNGDNVCIVNKAPHTFLYSSHFYSPNKYSVKAEFNIDLNEEECKGRKILKN from the coding sequence ATGTATGTGAATCGTATCGTTTCATCCTTTTTTTTTAATATTTATCAAGTAAAAGATAATTTTTTCTATATTTTAGGGTTAACTCTAATTTCTATTTCTTTAATGATTGGAATGGCAGGCTATTTAAGTTATGTAACTGCTTACCAATTAAAAACTGTAAGAATATTATTAGGTGTAATAGGATTCTTGTTTTTGACTTTTGGATTTCTGCAAAGTTTTAATATTATCAAGAATCTTAAAAAATATTTTAATCCCTTTTCTTACTTAATCTCAACTAAATTAATTTTAAGTGTTCTTGCCATAACAATATTATTTTCTATCTTTTTAATTAGTTTTTTTGACTCAAACTATGGTGGTGATGCATTTATGTATCACTTACCATTTGCAGCAAGAATATGGAATATCATTACCCCTGAAGAATATAGTTTTGAATATTATACTGAGCACCGTTTTTTAGGGTTTCCTTTATTCGCGAACTGGTTACAAGGTCTATTTTGGAAACTTTTCCAAAAACCTGAAGCAACTAACTTAGTTAGCTATCTTAGTTTGTTAACTATAATTTCATATCTTAAGTTATATTTAAAAATTCCTTTCTATATGGCTTCTTTATCTCTTTTAGCCATACCCATGGTTCATATGCATGCAGCAAGAAGTTATATAGACTTACCTGGGAATATTGCCGTTTCCATTCTTATTTTAACTACTTATTGCTTATATATTAATAAAAATTCTCTGAAATCAAAAAATCTTTTAATTATTTTTATTTCAGCAACCATAGCAGCTAATACAAAATTTCAATTAATCCCTGTTGTTTTTATAGTTTTATGTTTTGTATTATTTAAAATAAAAGTAATCTTCTTAGAAAACAAAAAAAACTTTCCAAAACTATTTAGAAGCGTAACACTGTGTTTATTAGCAAGCTTAATTGTTTTTTTCACGCCTATAAAAAATACTGTTATATACTCTAATCCTTTTTACCCGGTCGAAATAAAAGTAGCAGAATTTGTTTTAAATAACAAAGAAACGCCTCCTGATTTTATGCATGAAAATATAAGGAAACTTTCACCTTATTTAAGATGGGGAAGATCAATATTAGAAATAGATGTTTTTGATGATCGTAGGCCTTGGCCTTGGACGTTAGGAATGGATTTCATATCATGGGATGAAGAAAAATTTGGATTAGGAGGATATTTTGGAAGTTATGTAATTTTTAATTTTTTACTATTCATATATTTGTGTTGGAAGAATTATAGCCTAGAGGCAAAAGTAGCTTCATCTGTTATGGCTTTAATGACGGTAATAACCCCCCTTTTTCCTCAGTCATATGAGTTAAGATACTATATGTATTGGATGATAGTTTTTGTTAGTTTAAATTCGTTTTTAACTTGTCAACTAGTACAAAAGTCATCTCAAAAAGTTATTAATCCTAAAAACATTACTTTAATTGCCACATTTTTTGTGATGACCTTTATAATTAAAACTAAATTTTTCTTTACTATTCCTGAATTTGCATCCTTTAATAAGCAAATAATGAGAGAGGATATCGTAGACCAAAACATACTACGCAGCATCAATAATGGAGACAATGTCTGTATTGTTAATAAAGCACCTCATACTTTCCTATATAGCTCTCATTTTTATTCGCCTAATAAATATTCTGTAAAAGCTGAATTTAATATAGATTTAAATGAAGAAGAGTGTAAAGGTAGAAAAATCTTAAAAAATTAA
- a CDS encoding EF-hand domain-containing protein codes for MFARIPERQMHYVRWVLAIGWLVLILSLFWDPVSPWFTQPENTWSPFALDYTVCVKLQGNCIEEEPYAMGAALFWGWIVPTGIVALLVGGHELWRRICPLSFLSQIPRALGWQRHRRRVDVITGKTRVEVARVDKKSWLGRNHLYLQLSLFYIGITLRILFVNSDRLLLGLFLVATILSAISVGFLFGGKSWCQYFCPMSPVQKIFAEPRGLLNSTAHEGEGERKLVTQSMCRTTNSEGVEISSCVACKTPCIDIDAERTYWENITKPEQQWLHYGYFGLTVGFFVYFYLFAGNWEYYFAGVYTHEDQVADLFRPGLYIFNTPIPIPKLVAAPLVIAAFGLIAYWLGRFIEKRYKAYLFRHHKLVNNEIVRHRMFALGTFVIYNFFFVFGGRTAVRLLPSSLEYLFPVVMAIVSSLWLYRTWPRNPYLYQRESLAGRLRKQLGRLKLDVSQFLEGRSLDDLHADEVYVLAKILPGFDKEKRLQAYKGIVRETLVEGYVNAAASLGMFEQVRLELNISDKEHDLVLTEIEVENPNIHEIQDDKNREDWLRQESYRQSLFDTIVEASRDHPHQAIILSLYDIMTGKKGFESFNDVLSKLSAKELKMVEDIREEYSITPEEEQEILTNSNPHHLWKTMAYTLSAIEHIDAIAQGKEGVACNVGPIDETQMVFYQQAFKKFDKDGNNTLSMAELHALLRAVGRSYSSERLQEVMDMMTGRRGSEELTFSEFTSLMHCSLTNTQEEAMLQRFRFFDMDGSGHISLEELRLCLRDIDTGLSDSQIEQMLNLADTSGDHELSYDEFCKIFGQFKTTVNL; via the coding sequence GCCATTGGTTGGCTAGTACTTATTCTTTCTTTATTTTGGGATCCAGTTTCTCCTTGGTTTACGCAACCAGAAAATACATGGAGTCCTTTTGCTCTTGATTATACAGTATGTGTAAAACTTCAAGGAAATTGTATAGAAGAAGAGCCTTATGCTATGGGAGCAGCTCTATTTTGGGGCTGGATTGTTCCAACAGGTATAGTTGCTTTATTAGTAGGTGGTCATGAATTATGGAGACGAATCTGTCCTTTATCTTTTCTATCTCAAATTCCTCGTGCTCTAGGATGGCAAAGACATCGTAGACGAGTAGATGTTATAACAGGAAAGACTCGTGTTGAAGTAGCTAGAGTTGATAAAAAATCTTGGTTAGGTCGTAATCACTTATATCTACAACTATCACTATTTTATATAGGAATTACCCTCCGTATTTTATTTGTTAATTCAGATCGTCTTCTTTTAGGACTTTTTCTAGTAGCAACTATTTTATCTGCAATATCAGTAGGATTTCTATTTGGTGGAAAATCTTGGTGTCAATATTTTTGCCCTATGTCTCCTGTGCAGAAAATTTTTGCAGAGCCTAGAGGCCTTCTTAACAGTACTGCTCATGAAGGTGAGGGAGAACGAAAATTAGTTACACAATCCATGTGTCGTACTACTAATTCGGAAGGTGTAGAAATTAGTTCTTGTGTAGCTTGTAAAACTCCTTGTATAGATATTGATGCAGAACGTACATATTGGGAAAACATAACAAAACCTGAACAGCAGTGGCTTCATTATGGTTATTTTGGCTTAACTGTTGGTTTCTTTGTTTATTTTTATCTTTTTGCAGGTAATTGGGAATACTACTTTGCTGGTGTTTACACTCATGAAGATCAGGTAGCTGATTTATTCAGACCAGGTTTATATATCTTCAATACTCCTATACCTATTCCTAAATTAGTTGCTGCTCCTTTAGTTATTGCAGCATTTGGTTTAATAGCTTATTGGTTGGGACGTTTTATTGAGAAACGTTATAAAGCATATTTATTTCGTCATCATAAATTGGTCAATAATGAAATTGTTCGTCACAGAATGTTTGCATTAGGAACATTTGTAATCTATAACTTCTTTTTCGTTTTTGGCGGTCGTACTGCAGTTAGACTATTACCTTCATCTCTAGAATATCTTTTTCCTGTAGTAATGGCGATTGTTAGTTCATTATGGCTATATAGAACATGGCCTAGAAATCCATATCTATATCAAAGAGAGAGTTTAGCTGGTCGTCTTCGTAAACAATTAGGAAGATTGAAACTTGATGTTTCTCAATTTCTAGAAGGTAGATCTTTAGACGATCTTCATGCTGATGAAGTGTATGTCCTTGCTAAAATTCTTCCTGGATTTGATAAAGAGAAGAGATTACAAGCCTACAAAGGAATTGTTAGAGAGACATTAGTTGAAGGTTATGTTAATGCTGCAGCTAGTCTCGGAATGTTTGAACAGGTTCGTTTAGAGCTTAATATTTCTGATAAAGAACATGATTTAGTGTTAACAGAGATTGAGGTTGAAAATCCTAATATTCATGAAATACAAGACGATAAAAATCGTGAAGACTGGTTAAGGCAAGAAAGTTACCGTCAGTCACTCTTCGATACTATTGTTGAAGCGTCTAGGGATCATCCTCATCAAGCAATCATTCTAAGTCTATATGACATTATGACTGGCAAAAAGGGATTTGAATCATTTAATGATGTTCTTTCAAAACTATCGGCTAAAGAGCTGAAAATGGTTGAAGATATAAGAGAAGAGTACTCTATCACACCTGAGGAAGAACAAGAGATTTTAACCAATTCTAATCCTCATCATTTATGGAAGACTATGGCATATACTCTTAGTGCAATTGAACACATAGATGCCATTGCACAAGGGAAAGAAGGAGTCGCTTGCAATGTTGGCCCAATTGATGAAACACAAATGGTATTCTATCAACAAGCATTCAAAAAGTTTGATAAAGATGGAAATAATACCTTATCAATGGCTGAATTACATGCTTTATTAAGGGCAGTTGGTCGCTCTTATTCTTCTGAAAGACTTCAGGAGGTCATGGATATGATGACTGGTCGTCGTGGAAGTGAAGAGCTTACTTTCTCTGAGTTTACCAGTCTAATGCATTGTAGCTTAACAAACACACAAGAAGAAGCAATGCTACAACGCTTCCGCTTCTTTGACATGGATGGCTCAGGACATATTAGTTTAGAAGAACTCAGATTATGCTTAAGAGATATTGATACAGGACTATCTGATAGCCAAATTGAGCAAATGCTTAATTTAGCAGATACTAGTGGTGATCATGAATTAAGTTATGATGAATTCTGTAAAATTTTTGGACAATTTAAAACTACGGTTAATCTTTAA
- a CDS encoding FkbM family methyltransferase, protein MRQLKKWLKNKLVKVLVPEIDRQLEISQKLEEVRLYGTAPWYRENLWEPTVQLVLRDLCLPGDTVFDVGANFAGLTTIMSRMVGPKGVVCSFEASPRIVDKCQRNIINNGCSNTQLFHSAVYSKSYEKVPLYLGSHLNDSIYKDYSIGEAAYEISTIALDDFVENTKLIPNLVKMDIEGAEFDAIQGMEKTIKSAKPHLILETQAEDSRCLDFLSALGYISIDLNTYKVIKTPEDYPSGVGIRNNLYIHQDRLTETPYKPPFNFKKITTLESNDFKQEKNGSINLRTPLNLPKGRYLIDVMFTAEGNDNDLTCGVNIAGKSIFRYHAYSSLLASHYRDWVIHLSNDSEIDLYFNFLNQTFDDTLSIQGATITEVLDFKNTPTNLYI, encoded by the coding sequence ATGAGACAACTTAAAAAATGGTTAAAAAATAAACTCGTTAAAGTCTTAGTTCCAGAAATTGACCGACAATTAGAAATTAGCCAAAAACTCGAAGAAGTACGACTATATGGAACAGCACCATGGTATAGAGAAAATCTTTGGGAACCTACTGTACAATTAGTTCTAAGAGATTTATGCCTCCCTGGAGATACAGTTTTTGATGTAGGGGCAAATTTTGCTGGCTTAACAACTATTATGTCTCGTATGGTAGGACCAAAAGGAGTAGTTTGCTCTTTTGAAGCTAGTCCTCGAATTGTAGATAAATGTCAACGAAATATTATTAACAACGGCTGCAGTAACACACAATTATTTCATTCAGCTGTCTACTCAAAATCTTACGAAAAAGTCCCTCTTTATCTAGGTAGCCACCTCAACGATAGTATTTATAAAGACTATTCTATTGGAGAAGCTGCTTATGAAATTTCTACTATTGCTTTAGATGACTTCGTTGAAAATACAAAATTAATACCTAACCTTGTCAAAATGGATATTGAAGGGGCAGAATTTGACGCAATACAAGGAATGGAAAAAACTATCAAGTCTGCTAAACCTCACCTGATTTTAGAGACTCAAGCTGAAGATAGTCGATGCTTAGACTTTTTATCTGCACTCGGTTATATTTCGATTGACTTAAATACTTATAAAGTTATTAAAACTCCTGAGGATTATCCCTCAGGAGTAGGAATAAGAAACAATCTATATATTCATCAAGATCGATTAACAGAGACCCCTTATAAGCCACCTTTTAACTTTAAAAAAATTACTACTTTAGAATCTAATGATTTTAAGCAAGAAAAAAATGGTTCAATAAATCTTCGAACACCATTAAATCTACCTAAAGGTAGGTATCTGATAGATGTAATGTTTACTGCTGAAGGAAATGATAATGATTTAACTTGTGGGGTTAATATAGCTGGAAAATCAATCTTCCGTTATCATGCTTACAGCAGTTTACTTGCATCTCATTATCGCGATTGGGTAATTCATCTTTCTAATGATTCGGAAATTGACTTGTATTTTAATTTTCTTAATCAAACATTTGATGATACTTTATCAATACAAGGAGCTACAATCACAGAAGTTCTAGATTTTAAAAATACACCCACTAATCTATACATATAA
- a CDS encoding ArnT family glycosyltransferase has translation MLKIQQHSKVYLFIILVFAFLLRIIYLNDIPNGFFTDEASNAYDAYSILHTLRDQYGELLPWYFKSANDYREGLYMYIMFPFIKFFGLNPLGARIISSVIGTLTVLITYYLSKEIFNQKIGLFSSFLLAISPWHIHFSRVTFRAILVPCLFCLGLLFFIKSFKYPKYLIISSFVFAISIYTYNSARLFIPLFLIGVVAIYWKHLWINKDFTIISLIIFLIIFSPQFIYQLSPEGMARANTVGIKTNLSIVFHNYLSYFSPDFLFFEGDPSPRHTINKMAGLFTFQLPLLIIGILSLVRETNIYKSLIFLWLLLYPIPAAFISADSAVRTLVVTPLFSIISSYTVFKAINLFNKKYRYIVTCLIISIIVSNVTIFCKRYFIEYPNWHTDVWLSTLGETISYADQTSYECIIYSNNAYGNYAYILIPFFTKMFPEEYHKFNVDVSTNQLDMGRWNIQKLEASKDLNTSCLYLLSGDPNANNPKGQDGQILKAKGYEEKFIYSIKDIKNREFFRLVEIKKS, from the coding sequence ATGCTAAAAATTCAACAACATTCCAAGGTATATCTTTTTATTATTCTTGTTTTTGCTTTTTTATTAAGAATAATATATCTAAATGATATTCCAAATGGTTTTTTTACAGATGAAGCATCTAATGCATACGATGCATATTCGATACTTCATACTTTAAGAGATCAATATGGAGAATTATTGCCATGGTACTTTAAATCGGCAAATGATTATCGTGAAGGATTATATATGTATATTATGTTTCCTTTTATTAAATTTTTTGGTTTAAACCCATTGGGGGCAAGAATTATTTCATCTGTTATTGGTACATTAACAGTTTTAATTACTTACTATTTATCTAAAGAAATTTTTAACCAAAAAATTGGATTATTCTCTTCTTTTCTTTTGGCGATAAGTCCTTGGCATATTCATTTTAGTCGTGTAACTTTTAGAGCAATTTTAGTTCCGTGCCTATTTTGCTTAGGTTTATTATTTTTTATCAAGAGTTTTAAATACCCTAAATACCTAATAATATCCAGCTTTGTATTTGCTATCAGTATTTACACTTATAACTCTGCAAGATTGTTTATACCGTTATTTTTAATTGGTGTAGTAGCTATATACTGGAAACATCTTTGGATAAATAAAGACTTCACAATTATATCTTTAATAATTTTTCTCATAATATTTTCTCCTCAGTTTATTTATCAACTATCCCCTGAAGGTATGGCTAGAGCTAATACAGTAGGAATAAAAACAAATTTAAGTATAGTATTTCATAATTATTTGTCTTATTTTAGTCCTGATTTTTTGTTTTTTGAAGGTGATCCAAGTCCACGCCATACAATTAATAAAATGGCTGGATTATTTACATTTCAATTACCTTTATTAATAATAGGAATTTTAAGCTTAGTAAGGGAAACTAATATTTATAAATCACTTATTTTTTTATGGTTATTACTATACCCAATTCCTGCTGCTTTTATTTCAGCAGATAGTGCTGTGAGAACATTAGTGGTCACACCTCTTTTTTCAATCATTTCATCTTATACAGTTTTTAAAGCAATTAATCTTTTTAATAAAAAATATCGATATATTGTTACATGTTTAATAATTTCTATAATTGTTTCTAACGTAACAATTTTTTGTAAACGTTATTTTATTGAATATCCAAACTGGCATACTGATGTTTGGCTATCAACTCTGGGAGAGACAATAAGCTATGCTGATCAAACTTCCTATGAATGTATTATTTATAGTAATAACGCTTATGGAAATTATGCATACATATTAATTCCATTTTTTACTAAAATGTTTCCTGAGGAATATCATAAATTTAATGTAGATGTTTCAACAAACCAGTTAGATATGGGTAGATGGAATATACAAAAGCTAGAAGCTTCTAAAGATTTAAATACTAGTTGCCTTTATCTTTTGAGCGGTGATCCAAATGCTAATAATCCTAAGGGACAAGATGGACAAATATTAAAAGCAAAAGGCTATGAGGAAAAATTTATTTACTCAATAAAAGATATTAAAAATCGTGAATTTTTTCGTTTAGTAGAAATTAAAAAATCTTGA
- the era gene encoding GTPase Era, whose amino-acid sequence MTSNVSSTLSSKIPSTPQGFRSGFIGIIGRPNVGKSTIMNQLIGQKIVITSNVSQTTRNRLKGILTTDTEQMIFVDTPGIHKPHHNLGKIIVKNAKITINSVDIILLVVDSSTLSGGGDHYIINLLKNTDKTVIVGLNKSDKQTVKHEELDASYLNLIKEYKWPIVKFSALTKEGLGNLQNLLIKNLDYGPYYYHPSLATDQPEKFIIQELIREQVLHLTRQEIPHSVAIIVEKIEETPTVTKIFAAINVEKNSQKGIVIGSKGNMLKLIGTQSRIQIQKLIAGEVYLKLFVKVESNWRFSDGCLANFGYGYED is encoded by the coding sequence ATGACCAGTAACGTTAGCTCTACTCTATCTTCGAAAATTCCAAGCACGCCTCAAGGATTTAGGTCAGGATTTATAGGTATTATTGGTCGTCCTAATGTCGGTAAATCAACTATCATGAATCAGTTGATAGGCCAAAAAATAGTAATCACCTCCAATGTTTCTCAAACTACTCGTAATCGTCTCAAAGGAATTTTGACTACTGATACAGAACAGATGATTTTTGTTGATACTCCGGGAATTCATAAGCCTCATCACAATCTTGGTAAAATTATCGTCAAAAATGCAAAAATTACGATTAATTCTGTAGATATTATTCTATTAGTTGTTGATAGTTCAACTTTGTCTGGAGGGGGTGACCACTATATTATTAATTTATTAAAAAATACTGATAAAACAGTTATAGTCGGTCTTAATAAAAGTGACAAACAAACTGTTAAGCATGAAGAACTTGATGCAAGTTATTTGAACTTAATAAAAGAGTATAAATGGCCGATTGTTAAGTTTTCAGCTCTTACCAAAGAAGGGCTAGGAAATTTACAAAATCTACTAATTAAAAACTTAGACTATGGGCCTTATTATTATCATCCTAGTTTAGCTACCGATCAACCAGAAAAATTTATTATTCAAGAATTAATTAGGGAACAAGTCTTACATTTAACTAGACAAGAAATTCCTCATTCTGTAGCTATAATTGTTGAAAAAATAGAGGAGACACCTACTGTAACTAAAATATTTGCTGCTATTAATGTAGAAAAAAACTCTCAAAAAGGTATCGTCATAGGGAGTAAAGGTAATATGCTTAAGTTAATTGGTACTCAATCAAGAATACAAATTCAAAAACTTATTGCTGGAGAAGTATATTTAAAACTATTTGTTAAGGTTGAATCTAATTGGAGGTTTTCTGACGGATGTCTAGCAAACTTTGGATATGGATATGAAGATTAA